In the Hylaeus volcanicus isolate JK05 chromosome 1, UHH_iyHylVolc1.0_haploid, whole genome shotgun sequence genome, one interval contains:
- the LOC128884380 gene encoding sodium/potassium/calcium exchanger 3 isoform X1, translating to MCDNGIDNMDTSDLGGGINCTPPAIEDFPHDLFDEKQRQGGAVVVHVLVSLYLFIALAVVCDKFFVPAVEKICHALSMSKDVAGATFMAAATSAPELFVNAIGTFITEGDIGVGTIVGSAVFNILAVPACCGIGAGMVVPLDWWPVSRDCLAYGVTVAILICIIHDERVEWYEALALVLLYIVYIAVMYWDKSFQRCTCFRKHNVDQTSPPDDHRLAAEGSTEIRLARSDKVQPAADQAEHTDVPLQNGGTKTQEENPDPNYEYELLVWPSRAGWIRKTAWIMTWPIHLIFMCTIPDCEKPRFKNWFPVTFLMCIIWIGSLSYVVAWMITIIGDTLKIPDSVMGITFLAAGTSVPEAVSSVIVAKQGHGSMGISNSIGSNTFDILLCLGLPWLIKSSFSPTQPGKHYISINSGGLEYSAISLLSTLMLLYIAFASNKFQLDRKVGRACLCMYAVFLILASLIELNVFFRVNLPTCQRTVK from the exons ATGTGTGACAACGGGATTGACAACATGGATACGTCTGACTTAGGAGGAG GTATAAATTGTACACCCCCGGCGATAGAAGACTTTCCACACGATCTTTTCGACGAGAAGCAAAGGCAAGGCGGGGCTGTAGTCGTCCACGTGCTCGTTTCGCTTTATCTATTTATCGCGTTAGCAGTAGTATGCGACAAGTTCTTTGTTCCCGCAGTGGAAAAAATTTGTCACg CGCTCTCGATGTCCAAGGACGTGGCAGGCGCTACATTCATGGCTGCTGCGACGTCGGCACCGGAATTGTTCGTGAACGCGATCGGCACGTTCATCACCGAAGGTGACATCGGCGTCGGGACAATAGTAGGCTCGGCTGTATTCAATATCCTCGCTGTGCCTGCCTGCTGCGGCATTGGCGCTGGAATG GTAGTTCCTCTGGACTGGTGGCCGGTGAGTAGGGACTGTCTCGCCTACGGCGTCACCGTCGCCATTCTGATATGCATCATACACGACGAGCGAGTGGAATGGTACGAGGCGTTGGCGCTGGTGTTACTCTACATCGTCTACATCGCGGTGATGTACTGGGACAAGTCGTTCCAACGATGCACATGTTTTCGTAAGCACAACGTCGACCAAACGTCACCGCCCGACGATCATCGACTAGCGGCAG AGGGCAGCACCGAAATTCGCTTAGCGAGGTCTGATAAAGTGCAACCAGCCGCTGATCAAGCTGAGCACACAGACGTGCCGTTGCAGAATGGGGGAACGAAGACTCAAGAGGAGAATCCCGATCCCA ACTATGAGTACGAGTTGCTGGTCTGGCCATCGCGAGCTGGATGGATCAGGAAAACGGCCTGGATCATGACATGGCCGATTCACCTAATATTCATGTGCACGATACCGGACTGCGAGAAACCACGATTCAAGAATTGGTTTCCCGTCACGTTTCTCATGTGCATCATTTGGATTGGATCGCTGAGCTACGTCGTCGCCTGGATGATCACTATAATCG GGGACACACTCAAGATACCAGACTCCGTGATGGGCATCACATTCCTCGCAGCTGGTACCAGTGTTCCAGAGGCTGTGTCGAGTGTCATAGTAGCGAAGCAAG GACACGGCTCGATGGGTATCAGCAACTCGATAGGATCGAACACCTTCGACATACTGTTGTGCCTGGGTCTACCATGGCTGATCAAGTCCTCGTTCTCCCCCACGCAACCCGGGAAACACTACATCAGCATAAACTCCGGCGGTCTCGAGTACAGCGCCATATCGTTGTTGTCCACCTTGATGCTACTCTATATTGCTTTTGCCTCGAATAAGTTTCAGCTCGATAGAAAAGTAGGCCGTGCCtgtttatgtatgtatgcCGTGTTCCTTATACTAGCCTCGTTGATAGAGCTCAACGTATTCTTCAGGGTAAACTTGCCCACGTGCCAGAGGACGGTCAAGTGA
- the LOC128884380 gene encoding sodium/potassium/calcium exchanger 4 isoform X2 — MSKDVAGATFMAAATSAPELFVNAIGTFITEGDIGVGTIVGSAVFNILAVPACCGIGAGMVVPLDWWPVSRDCLAYGVTVAILICIIHDERVEWYEALALVLLYIVYIAVMYWDKSFQRCTCFRKHNVDQTSPPDDHRLAAEGSTEIRLARSDKVQPAADQAEHTDVPLQNGGTKTQEENPDPNYEYELLVWPSRAGWIRKTAWIMTWPIHLIFMCTIPDCEKPRFKNWFPVTFLMCIIWIGSLSYVVAWMITIIGDTLKIPDSVMGITFLAAGTSVPEAVSSVIVAKQGHGSMGISNSIGSNTFDILLCLGLPWLIKSSFSPTQPGKHYISINSGGLEYSAISLLSTLMLLYIAFASNKFQLDRKVGRACLCMYAVFLILASLIELNVFFRVNLPTCQRTVK, encoded by the exons ATGTCCAAGGACGTGGCAGGCGCTACATTCATGGCTGCTGCGACGTCGGCACCGGAATTGTTCGTGAACGCGATCGGCACGTTCATCACCGAAGGTGACATCGGCGTCGGGACAATAGTAGGCTCGGCTGTATTCAATATCCTCGCTGTGCCTGCCTGCTGCGGCATTGGCGCTGGAATG GTAGTTCCTCTGGACTGGTGGCCGGTGAGTAGGGACTGTCTCGCCTACGGCGTCACCGTCGCCATTCTGATATGCATCATACACGACGAGCGAGTGGAATGGTACGAGGCGTTGGCGCTGGTGTTACTCTACATCGTCTACATCGCGGTGATGTACTGGGACAAGTCGTTCCAACGATGCACATGTTTTCGTAAGCACAACGTCGACCAAACGTCACCGCCCGACGATCATCGACTAGCGGCAG AGGGCAGCACCGAAATTCGCTTAGCGAGGTCTGATAAAGTGCAACCAGCCGCTGATCAAGCTGAGCACACAGACGTGCCGTTGCAGAATGGGGGAACGAAGACTCAAGAGGAGAATCCCGATCCCA ACTATGAGTACGAGTTGCTGGTCTGGCCATCGCGAGCTGGATGGATCAGGAAAACGGCCTGGATCATGACATGGCCGATTCACCTAATATTCATGTGCACGATACCGGACTGCGAGAAACCACGATTCAAGAATTGGTTTCCCGTCACGTTTCTCATGTGCATCATTTGGATTGGATCGCTGAGCTACGTCGTCGCCTGGATGATCACTATAATCG GGGACACACTCAAGATACCAGACTCCGTGATGGGCATCACATTCCTCGCAGCTGGTACCAGTGTTCCAGAGGCTGTGTCGAGTGTCATAGTAGCGAAGCAAG GACACGGCTCGATGGGTATCAGCAACTCGATAGGATCGAACACCTTCGACATACTGTTGTGCCTGGGTCTACCATGGCTGATCAAGTCCTCGTTCTCCCCCACGCAACCCGGGAAACACTACATCAGCATAAACTCCGGCGGTCTCGAGTACAGCGCCATATCGTTGTTGTCCACCTTGATGCTACTCTATATTGCTTTTGCCTCGAATAAGTTTCAGCTCGATAGAAAAGTAGGCCGTGCCtgtttatgtatgtatgcCGTGTTCCTTATACTAGCCTCGTTGATAGAGCTCAACGTATTCTTCAGGGTAAACTTGCCCACGTGCCAGAGGACGGTCAAGTGA
- the LOC128884368 gene encoding sodium/potassium/calcium exchanger 3-like isoform X2 → MALVIKRGFPVRGSGLRKLLQLEPVTVAPESINCTPPAIKEFPPDGLTREQRQSGYIVIHFLIAIYMFLLLAIVCDDFFVPSIKKICDKIDLTEDVAGATIMAAASSSPELFINVVGTFVTEGDLGVGTIVGSAVFNVLAVPACCGLFANQVLSLEWWPVTRDTAAYTITVGLLIFSLRNGRVEWYEALILVLFYLLYIFTMCFSRTINQFFQRNTFRRKKYKNLSEESPLISNDMMKNADINVLESSTTDETLDIVNMTNWPSSACEKLWWVATWPINFVLLITIPDSRRSSLKNWYPLTFIMCVVWIASTSYIVGWVITVIGDTFRIPDSIMGLTFLAAGMSVPEAVSSVIVANQGFGAMGISNSIGSNVFDVLLCLGLPWLLKAGLFPTVPGQHHVQINSQGLVYSSISLFSTLAVLYVSLVISKFKLTKTVGIACLIMYAIFLMFASVLELNTFFVVNLPACVD, encoded by the exons ATGGCGCTGGTGATCAAGAGGGGGTTCCCTGTTCGTGGGAGTG gGCTCCGCAAACTCTTGCAATTGGAACCGGTGACCGTGGCACCAGAATCAATAAATTGCACTCCTCCAGCGATCAAAGAGTTCCCGCCCGATGGTCTTACGCGGGAGCAGAGACAGTCGGGTTACATAGTGATACACTTTCTGATAGCGATTTACATGTTCCTGTTGCTGGCCATCGTCTGCGACGACTTCTTCGTGCCCTCCATCAAAAAGATCTGCGACA AAATCGACTTGACGGAGGATGTTGCAGGAGCGACGATTATGGCAGCAGCCAGTTCTAGCCCAGAATTGTTCATCAACGTCGTGGGAACCTTCGTGACGGAAGGAGATTTGGGCGTAGGCACGATTGTCGGTTCCGCCGTCTTCAACGTCCTAGCAGTGCCTGCCTGTTGCGGTTTATTCGCGAATCAG GTATTGAGCCTGGAATGGTGGCCTGTAACTCGAGACACCGCCGCGTATACGATTACGGTTGGcttattaattttctcgctGCGAAACGGTCGAGTCGAGTGGTACGAGGCACTGATTCTCGTCCTTTTCTATCTCCTCTACATCTTCA CGATGTGCTTCAGTCGTACCATCAACCAGTTCTTCCAACGCAACACCTTCAGGaggaaaaagtataaaaaccTTTCGGAGGAAAGCCCCCTCATTTCTAATG ACATGATGAAGAACGCGGACATAAATGTATTGGAATCCAGCACAACGGACGAGACAC tcgACATAGTAAATATGACGAATTGGCCGAGCTCGGCGTGTGAAAAATTGTGGTGGGTGGCCACATGGCCTATTAATTTCGTGCTTCTCATCACGATACCTGACAGTCGGAGAAGTTCTTTGAAGAATTGGTACCCCCTCACCTTCATTATGTGCGTTGTGTGGATCGCGAGTACATCGTACATAGTCGGATGGGTCATCACTGTAATCG GCGATACGTTTAGGATCCCCGACTCCATAATGGGATTGACCTTTCTTGCGGCAGGAATGAGCGTACCGGAGGCTGTGTCGAGCGTTATCGTTGCGAATCAAG gTTTCGGAGCCATGGGTATAAGCAACTCGATAGGCTCGAACGTGTTCGACGTATTGCTCTGTCTTGGATTGCCTTGGTTGTTGAAAGCAGGCCTGTTCCCCACGGTCCCTGGCCAGCATCACGTGCAGATCAATTCGCAGGGTCTCGTTTACAGTTCGATCTCATTGTTCTCCACTCTGGCCGTTCTCTACGTTTCCCTCGTGATcagcaaatttaaattgacgaAAACCGTCGGAATCGCTTGTCTCATCATGTACGCCATTTTCCTGATGTTCGCCTCTGTCCTTGAACTTAATACGTTCTTCGTGGTGAACCTGCCAGCATGCGTTGACTGA
- the LOC128884368 gene encoding sodium/potassium/calcium exchanger 3-like isoform X1 translates to MARKHSRMMGYRLLCMIVVPTMYLLFINTLAMLLPNSMESAGVKPTDTRLRKLLQLEPVTVAPESINCTPPAIKEFPPDGLTREQRQSGYIVIHFLIAIYMFLLLAIVCDDFFVPSIKKICDKIDLTEDVAGATIMAAASSSPELFINVVGTFVTEGDLGVGTIVGSAVFNVLAVPACCGLFANQVLSLEWWPVTRDTAAYTITVGLLIFSLRNGRVEWYEALILVLFYLLYIFTMCFSRTINQFFQRNTFRRKKYKNLSEESPLISNDMMKNADINVLESSTTDETLDIVNMTNWPSSACEKLWWVATWPINFVLLITIPDSRRSSLKNWYPLTFIMCVVWIASTSYIVGWVITVIGDTFRIPDSIMGLTFLAAGMSVPEAVSSVIVANQGFGAMGISNSIGSNVFDVLLCLGLPWLLKAGLFPTVPGQHHVQINSQGLVYSSISLFSTLAVLYVSLVISKFKLTKTVGIACLIMYAIFLMFASVLELNTFFVVNLPACVD, encoded by the exons ATGGCACGAAAGCACAGCCGTATGATGGGCTACAGGCTCCTCTGCATGATCGTCGTGCCGACAATGTACTTGCTTTTCATAAACACGTTAGCGATGCTGCTTCCTAACAGCATGGAGAGTGCGGGTGTTAAACCTACGGACACGC gGCTCCGCAAACTCTTGCAATTGGAACCGGTGACCGTGGCACCAGAATCAATAAATTGCACTCCTCCAGCGATCAAAGAGTTCCCGCCCGATGGTCTTACGCGGGAGCAGAGACAGTCGGGTTACATAGTGATACACTTTCTGATAGCGATTTACATGTTCCTGTTGCTGGCCATCGTCTGCGACGACTTCTTCGTGCCCTCCATCAAAAAGATCTGCGACA AAATCGACTTGACGGAGGATGTTGCAGGAGCGACGATTATGGCAGCAGCCAGTTCTAGCCCAGAATTGTTCATCAACGTCGTGGGAACCTTCGTGACGGAAGGAGATTTGGGCGTAGGCACGATTGTCGGTTCCGCCGTCTTCAACGTCCTAGCAGTGCCTGCCTGTTGCGGTTTATTCGCGAATCAG GTATTGAGCCTGGAATGGTGGCCTGTAACTCGAGACACCGCCGCGTATACGATTACGGTTGGcttattaattttctcgctGCGAAACGGTCGAGTCGAGTGGTACGAGGCACTGATTCTCGTCCTTTTCTATCTCCTCTACATCTTCA CGATGTGCTTCAGTCGTACCATCAACCAGTTCTTCCAACGCAACACCTTCAGGaggaaaaagtataaaaaccTTTCGGAGGAAAGCCCCCTCATTTCTAATG ACATGATGAAGAACGCGGACATAAATGTATTGGAATCCAGCACAACGGACGAGACAC tcgACATAGTAAATATGACGAATTGGCCGAGCTCGGCGTGTGAAAAATTGTGGTGGGTGGCCACATGGCCTATTAATTTCGTGCTTCTCATCACGATACCTGACAGTCGGAGAAGTTCTTTGAAGAATTGGTACCCCCTCACCTTCATTATGTGCGTTGTGTGGATCGCGAGTACATCGTACATAGTCGGATGGGTCATCACTGTAATCG GCGATACGTTTAGGATCCCCGACTCCATAATGGGATTGACCTTTCTTGCGGCAGGAATGAGCGTACCGGAGGCTGTGTCGAGCGTTATCGTTGCGAATCAAG gTTTCGGAGCCATGGGTATAAGCAACTCGATAGGCTCGAACGTGTTCGACGTATTGCTCTGTCTTGGATTGCCTTGGTTGTTGAAAGCAGGCCTGTTCCCCACGGTCCCTGGCCAGCATCACGTGCAGATCAATTCGCAGGGTCTCGTTTACAGTTCGATCTCATTGTTCTCCACTCTGGCCGTTCTCTACGTTTCCCTCGTGATcagcaaatttaaattgacgaAAACCGTCGGAATCGCTTGTCTCATCATGTACGCCATTTTCCTGATGTTCGCCTCTGTCCTTGAACTTAATACGTTCTTCGTGGTGAACCTGCCAGCATGCGTTGACTGA
- the LOC128884807 gene encoding IQ and ubiquitin-like domain-containing protein — MVCCRLIVEDRRIKKPFLGGWRHKRINVKYLNAESQTGPRKMPPKDTCSRMVQYIWMTDAVTQTPCDHPTQMWRPDCFISSESDKYLTSKPYETYEEMMQRLDHDGKARIIQRNYRIYKLLKHVKEYARQYRELVDDCRKYEEETEMMYKRRHQLEILRRTNPKSRLDFDMLYDLVEQWRRDRLSCAKQRFFRAAVCAENYMILDKTVEMLNVIDQKRRAVMTRYRNRKRAKFLTVNCKSVTWHGYKGKLVEMVTTRNQKARELKMMYDSLTNYSVTQGERMEVLTMLKKSLEVHNCVAAFHLIRLLDEELDYLARGIAKDMSLHFFRKRIAYSYLYFIRSSHSCCCQNDDENFCKNVDDEKLREPIAAKTRMCNSCRKLLPYSKFTVHGRMTRLHTCIACTWLRERNTRHVNYDPYVHLLNCVRSDEKAKDSLSTVAFVIQKYDMYHLVNNIWHGHSVVSENRDLFLLKMIRYDVNKEWSPWNCILLTAEEAEIHCRIEDLATVYSKTLIEQILLSHQLAKNHFKHLRKFENKFRETFQNIEDKLVYEPAIKVADYNFT, encoded by the exons ATGGTTTGCTGTCGACTGATAGTGGAAGatcgaagaataaagaaaCCCTTTTTGGGCGGATGGCGACACAAACGCatcaatgtaaaatatttaaacgccGAGTCGCAGACAGGACCACGGAAAATGCCACCGAAGGACACGTGCAGTAGAATGGTGCAATACATTTGGATGACCGACGCAGTTACTCAAACACCGTGCGATCATCCCACGCAGATGTGGCG GCCAGATTGTTTCATATCAAGCGAATCGGACAAGTACTTGACGTCAAAGCCCTATGAAACGTATGAAGAGATGATGCAACGGTTGGACCACGACGGGAAAGCTAGAATTATTCAAAGGAACTACAGAATATACAAATTGCTAAAGCACGTAAAAGAGTACGCAAGACAGTATCGAGAACTGGTTGACGATTGCAGAAAGTATGAGGAAGAAACAGAGATGATGTACAA GAGGCGACATCAATTAGAGATTCTTAGGCGTACCAATCCGAAATCACGGCTGGATTTTGACATGCTGTACGACCTGGTGGAACAATGGCGACGCGATCGCCTCAGCTGCGCTAAACAACGTTTCTTCAGGGCAGCTGTATGCGCAGAGAATTATATGATTCTGGACAAAACCGTGGAGATGTTGAATGTAATAGATCAGAAGAGACGAGCTGTGATGACACGTTACAGAAACCGAAAGCGCGCCAAGTTCCTGACGGTCAACTGCAAGTCGGTGACGTGGCACGGTTATAAGGGTAAACTGGTGGAGATGGTCACCACTAGGAACCAAAAGGCGCGGGAGTTGAAGATGATGTACGATTCCTTGACGAATTATAGCGTCACGCAAGGGGAACGTATGGAGGTATTGACGATGCTGAAGAAATCGTTGGAGGTGCACAACTGCGTCGCCGCGTTTCACTTGATTCGTCTTCTGGATGAAGAACTAGACTACTTGGCGAGAGGAATTGCGAAGGATATGTCGCTGCACTTCTTCAGGAAAAGAATAGCTT ATAGTTATTTGTACTTCATACGGTCGTCGCATTCGTGCTGTTGTCAGAACGacgatgaaaatttctgtaaaaacgTGGACGACGAAAAGCTGCGGGAACCCATCGCAGCTAAGACGAGAATGTGCAACAGTTGTCGTAAGCTGCTTCCATACAGCAAGTTCACGGTCCATGGAAGAATGACAAGACTGCATACTTGCATTG cCTGCACCTGGTTGCGCGAGCGAAACACCAGGCACGTGAACTACGACCCTTATGTTCATCTTTTGAACTGCGTTCGCTCTGACGAGAAAGCGAAAGATTCTCTGTCAACGGTCGCATTCGTGATACAAAAGTACGATATGTACCATCTGGTGAACAACATTTGGCACGGTCACTCGGTTGTCAGCGAGAACAGGGATCTGTTTCTTTTAAAGATGATTCGTTACGATGTAAACAAGGAATGGTCACCGTGGAATTGCATCCTTCTGACTGCAGAAGAAGCTGAGATCCATTGCAGGATCGAAGATCTCGCGACTGTGTACTCGAAAACCCTGATAGAGCAAATTCTATTGTCTCACCAGTTAGCGAAAAATCATTTCAA GCACTTGAGAAAGTTCGAGAACAAGTTCCGAGAAACGTTTCAGAATATTGAAGACAAATTGGTGTACGAGCCGGCAATTAAAGTGGCCGATTATAATTTCACGTAA